The Candidatus Saccharibacteria bacterium genome has a segment encoding these proteins:
- a CDS encoding glycosyltransferase family 1 protein, giving the protein MVVAALEIAYLVERAHMSSPALPYLYAETTRTLIFFKINYLPIILRVATMYCMKILFISPDIEEKPRGINFILKHLLDSASSNGDEVGILIGLPATNVFSESKILQDKILHLHLQHYLKEGRGSFRYFIKGGYRKRNLLKSIIAGQIFKPLHFKIKQEYLSSEQSIAHKLSYVVQSPYVYQFLTRNIPLIPKIQIRRLVKKFNIDLVVVASPSIIGKKDVKGAKLVHFIHDSMPFELLETPPDNNTPTRYAEQFYNAVTESDLILANSEDTKSKVLEIKKNAQVNVLYGAASNSNDKTKETSILETLNLKPQEYHIFISTIEKRKNISTLLDSYALGGDRITKKLVLVGGAGYGIEEIYEKYNSLTSYVQEKIIFTGYVSEGDKYTLLSNSYSFIFPSLYEGFGLPIIEAQQNGVPVITSKKGALKEAAGDAALFIDEPRDANEILSKICTIESDSNLRTNLIDRGTRNARKFTINKFQERLERALNNLRQ; this is encoded by the coding sequence TGTTGCAGCTTTAGAAATTGCATACTTAGTAGAAAGAGCGCATATGTCATCTCCCGCATTGCCGTATTTGTACGCAGAAACTACGAGAACGTTGATTTTTTTCAAAATTAATTACCTTCCTATTATTCTGAGGGTTGCTACAATGTATTGTATGAAAATATTATTTATATCACCAGACATTGAAGAAAAACCCAGAGGTATAAACTTTATACTTAAGCATTTGCTAGATTCTGCTAGTAGTAATGGAGATGAAGTCGGAATATTAATTGGTCTTCCTGCCACCAATGTGTTTTCTGAATCTAAAATACTGCAAGACAAAATTCTTCATTTACACTTACAGCATTACCTTAAGGAAGGAAGAGGAAGTTTTCGATACTTTATAAAAGGCGGGTATCGAAAAAGAAATTTACTTAAATCTATTATAGCTGGACAAATTTTTAAGCCACTTCATTTTAAAATTAAACAAGAATATTTGTCGAGCGAACAGTCAATTGCCCATAAACTATCCTACGTAGTTCAGTCACCATATGTTTACCAATTCTTAACTCGAAATATCCCGTTAATACCAAAAATTCAAATACGTAGATTGGTTAAAAAATTCAATATAGACTTAGTTGTTGTAGCAAGTCCTTCTATTATCGGTAAAAAGGATGTGAAAGGAGCTAAACTAGTTCATTTTATCCACGACTCCATGCCGTTTGAGCTACTTGAGACACCCCCAGATAACAACACCCCTACACGGTATGCAGAGCAGTTTTATAATGCTGTTACCGAATCAGACTTAATACTAGCGAATTCAGAAGATACTAAAAGTAAGGTGTTAGAAATAAAGAAAAATGCTCAAGTCAACGTCTTATACGGAGCAGCATCCAATTCAAATGATAAAACCAAAGAAACAAGCATTCTGGAAACATTGAATTTAAAACCGCAAGAGTATCATATATTCATATCTACTATAGAGAAGCGAAAAAATATATCTACACTATTGGATAGCTACGCGCTGGGTGGAGATAGGATAACAAAGAAGTTAGTATTAGTAGGTGGTGCTGGATATGGGATAGAGGAAATATATGAAAAATACAACTCTCTAACTTCATATGTTCAAGAGAAAATTATATTCACTGGCTACGTTAGTGAAGGTGATAAGTACACGCTATTATCGAATTCATACTCTTTTATTTTTCCTTCACTGTATGAAGGTTTCGGTCTCCCGATAATTGAAGCCCAGCAAAACGGTGTGCCTGTCATAACAAGCAAAAAGGGCGCTTTAAAAGAAGCAGCAGGGGACGCTGCATTATTTATCGATGAACCGCGGGATGCAAATGAGATTTTAAGCAAAATCTGTACAATCGAATCAGATAGCAATTTAAGAACAAATCTAATTGATAGAGGCACTAGAAATGCAAGAAAATTCACGATAAATAAATTCCAGGAACGACTCGAGCGGGCTTTAAATAATTTAAGACAATAA
- a CDS encoding FkbM family methyltransferase encodes MTKGNMSNIDYMKKLTKSLVNSNNSNEKIEEKLNEVLFYLDRVKNSTSHYIGNNQSVAQLYTGQKIVVDTRDISTSPSLMFEGVWEPEITKVWRTFVKKDSVVIDVGANFGYFGIIAGADLDNNTDNNLHFIEANPSLTPLIYKSLSINGLLKNSKICQKAVSFKSNKKVDLHILRDIWGSSSLNPADKLKTYTKVDFEVEDIVKVKTITIDDYCKTNSLTRVNLVKLDVEGHEVEAYKGMKNTIKNNPQLTVFLEFTINAYSDSEAFFKDIARDFDKVYAIKHISGELIELRKYEDLKSSAGNEDWAMLVAVNG; translated from the coding sequence ATGACAAAAGGCAATATGAGCAACATTGATTACATGAAAAAACTAACTAAATCGTTAGTTAACTCGAACAATTCAAATGAGAAGATTGAAGAAAAGCTAAACGAAGTACTTTTTTATTTAGATAGGGTCAAAAACTCAACCTCTCATTATATTGGTAATAATCAGTCGGTCGCTCAATTATATACGGGTCAAAAGATAGTAGTTGATACAAGAGATATTTCAACATCACCTTCACTCATGTTTGAAGGTGTTTGGGAGCCCGAGATAACTAAAGTTTGGCGGACTTTCGTAAAAAAAGATTCTGTTGTAATTGATGTAGGCGCAAATTTTGGGTATTTTGGAATTATAGCGGGTGCCGATCTTGATAATAATACTGACAATAATCTCCATTTTATAGAAGCAAATCCTAGTCTTACTCCTCTTATATATAAATCACTGTCTATTAATGGGCTGCTAAAAAATTCTAAAATTTGTCAAAAAGCAGTATCGTTTAAATCTAATAAGAAGGTTGATCTTCATATTTTGAGAGATATATGGGGGAGCTCAAGCTTAAACCCAGCAGACAAGTTAAAAACTTATACAAAGGTAGACTTTGAAGTTGAAGATATCGTTAAGGTTAAAACTATAACGATAGATGACTACTGTAAAACTAATAGCTTAACAAGGGTCAACCTAGTAAAGCTTGATGTGGAAGGCCATGAAGTTGAAGCATACAAAGGCATGAAAAACACTATAAAAAACAACCCGCAACTAACAGTATTTTTAGAGTTTACGATAAATGCATACAGCGATTCGGAGGCTTTCTTTAAAGATATAGCGCGAGATTTTGATAAGGTTTACGCGATAAAACATATTTCTGGAGAACTTATAGAGCTCAGGAAATATGAAGATCTTAAAAGTAGCGCTGGGAATGAGGATTGGGCTATGCTGGTGGCTGTAAATGGTTAA
- a CDS encoding glycosyltransferase family 1 protein, translating to MTKSIRVDATPFVRPYTDGVGRYSIELLKSLSQLKDFNYIFVGFLDDDFSQIKTFFPNSKIVRLPFLRRIWTLIYKTFPKFISAYETKQPFLYTNFAQFPYFSENGYVVIHDLAYIDRPREVSEKNRLYLSKVVPLSTYKAKKVICVSEYTKSRVIEVLSVDKNKVEVVENAVNRDFFQNKTKILKWKSETLPQDYILVLGTIEPRKNLLNILIAFDKLPHKLTSKHPLLIVGKLGWNNSEIINKIDELRSNNKPVLCTGYMPDHLLPSIYSNAKLLLFPSLYEGFGLPVIEAQLSKTPVITSNIEPMKSLATKKASILVDPFKTEEITKAIELILNNKELREELISSGWENAKKYSWKESARKLSNLLSP from the coding sequence ATGACGAAGTCAATTAGAGTAGACGCTACACCCTTTGTACGCCCATATACAGATGGCGTGGGTAGATATTCCATTGAATTACTTAAATCTTTATCGCAGCTAAAAGACTTTAATTATATCTTTGTGGGCTTCCTCGATGATGATTTTAGTCAAATTAAAACTTTTTTTCCGAACAGCAAAATCGTACGGCTACCGTTCCTCCGAAGAATTTGGACGCTAATATACAAAACCTTCCCAAAATTTATAAGCGCTTATGAGACAAAACAACCTTTTCTATACACTAATTTTGCTCAATTCCCTTACTTCAGTGAAAATGGATACGTTGTAATTCATGATCTTGCCTATATAGATAGACCCCGAGAAGTTTCTGAAAAGAATCGTCTCTATTTATCGAAAGTTGTGCCCTTAAGTACTTATAAGGCAAAAAAGGTCATCTGTGTCTCTGAATATACAAAGAGTAGAGTAATTGAAGTACTTAGTGTAGATAAGAACAAAGTTGAAGTTGTTGAAAATGCAGTAAACAGAGATTTTTTTCAGAATAAAACGAAGATTTTAAAATGGAAATCCGAGACATTACCACAAGACTATATTTTAGTGCTTGGGACAATTGAGCCACGAAAAAACTTGCTCAATATATTAATTGCATTCGATAAGTTGCCACACAAACTAACCAGCAAACACCCTTTGCTAATTGTGGGTAAGTTAGGGTGGAATAATTCAGAAATTATTAATAAAATCGATGAACTCAGAAGCAATAACAAGCCAGTATTGTGCACCGGTTATATGCCCGACCATCTTCTTCCTTCTATTTACAGTAATGCAAAATTACTTCTTTTTCCGAGTCTTTACGAGGGTTTTGGCTTGCCGGTAATTGAAGCGCAACTTTCAAAAACGCCAGTTATTACGAGTAATATTGAGCCAATGAAAAGCCTAGCTACCAAAAAAGCTTCAATTCTAGTTGACCCTTTCAAGACTGAAGAAATCACAAAAGCAATCGAACTAATCCTTAATAACAAGGAATTGAGGGAAGAACTAATCAGTAGCGGCTGGGAAAATGCTAAAAAATATTCTTGGAAAGAATCTGCAAGAAAACTCAGCAACCTGCTAAGCCCTTAA
- a CDS encoding glycosyltransferase family 1 protein, protein MSKIAIDARTLPSTSGRYLRGLLKYLQEIDDVNEYFILLRDVNDWKPSKKNFKIVHTPIADFSFAEQFKLKKILKTLKPDLVHFGMPQYPLFYFGKRVNTIHDLTMINFKHRHWHPVVDYVKRCVFRLVMFMATRANAVVTPTRFVKTQIVRSYRVDPSNITVTYESAEKLSVTPKEYRPMKGKKFIFYVGNVTPYKNIKRLIQAFDIVKSKHPDLHLLVVGKEKRFHEELKELVRYDGIKDVHFTGFIPDQQLAWLYNNAQAYAFPSLSEGFGLPGLESMHYNCPLISSNATCLPEVYGDAAHYFDPNKVEDIARAIKEVLGDKNLKKNLIANGKKQIQLYSWKKMAQETLETYKQVLVR, encoded by the coding sequence ATGTCAAAAATAGCCATCGACGCCAGAACTCTGCCTTCTACCAGTGGGCGGTATTTGCGGGGGTTGTTGAAATATTTGCAAGAGATCGACGATGTTAATGAATATTTTATTCTGCTGCGTGATGTCAATGATTGGAAGCCGTCAAAAAAGAATTTTAAAATCGTACATACACCAATTGCCGACTTTAGTTTTGCCGAGCAATTTAAACTTAAAAAAATTTTAAAGACTTTAAAGCCCGATTTAGTGCACTTTGGGATGCCACAATACCCACTGTTTTATTTTGGCAAGCGCGTTAACACTATTCACGACTTGACCATGATCAACTTTAAGCATCGTCACTGGCACCCGGTAGTTGACTACGTAAAACGGTGCGTTTTTAGGCTCGTGATGTTTATGGCCACTCGCGCCAATGCTGTAGTAACTCCTACCCGCTTTGTTAAAACTCAAATTGTTCGCAGCTACCGCGTTGACCCATCAAACATTACTGTCACCTATGAATCCGCCGAAAAACTAAGCGTTACCCCCAAAGAATACCGCCCCATGAAAGGCAAAAAATTCATCTTTTACGTGGGTAACGTAACGCCGTATAAAAACATAAAACGGCTAATTCAGGCGTTTGACATTGTTAAATCTAAACACCCCGACCTGCATTTGCTGGTTGTTGGTAAAGAAAAACGGTTCCACGAGGAGCTAAAAGAGCTTGTGCGCTATGACGGCATCAAAGATGTACACTTTACCGGCTTTATCCCCGACCAGCAGCTGGCTTGGCTTTACAACAATGCTCAGGCCTATGCGTTCCCTAGTTTAAGTGAAGGTTTTGGTTTGCCTGGCCTGGAGTCTATGCATTACAACTGCCCATTGATTTCGTCTAACGCAACCTGCCTGCCAGAGGTTTACGGCGACGCTGCTCACTACTTTGACCCGAACAAGGTTGAAGACATCGCCCGTGCAATTAAAGAAGTGCTTGGTGATAAAAATCTAAAAAAGAACTTAATAGCTAACGGCAAGAAGCAAATTCAACTCTACAGTTGGAAGAAAATGGCCCAGGAAACGCTGGAAACGTACAAGCAGGTACTTGTTCGTTAG
- a CDS encoding cutinase family protein: MIFKKISSTAMQLSLILLLLIPTTVTTAEGGGCRDLYVIFARGSGQKHSLEKDYDPRENQKEYEDYKQTINSVLPDGNPYQIIDLAYPAVEAGISWNSVNAEFGAVWWGAYRESQTEGVNNLTSLLNGFSVSCPDSRFIVAGYSQGAHVVGDTISKVPPAVRDRIVAVNFFGDPKYNSHDPNVIYRGTSIAKQGSLEARVPYVPQDISYRTTSYCLQFDPVCENDFMSAIAEKAGIDNAQATHGNYSHGYTTQAAKDAIANYLLLKDAPLPEYAQNIDSSRNSHIVNLRAHSKDIILAIDLRQHPNRLNAFKDNSQQWIVNLTNNSNTQVGIVTFGYRDDPEKTQRILEPTENQQDILDALKSLQPENYSGNFSGGGAYAVRDALESTDWRSFTDQRIVLITGGVSIQYETFGTNVSSYAQDYIVTELLKQNTAHLDVIYLGGPSQVFKYYQNLTRRLGGVAITNKQASDVSGYDKLVDLYRSEPVVYAGETYYGNPLMSITFNAEQTDLRRYKDEDDLHWFWDLNNDNIIDEFTEVPRLTYSYEQPYQGSINVQVARPVTVGYGKIWIPIGNASPWVEVGEHEQKPIPPPAPFNVAVEAVDATSVEISWSFDAAPAPVIATTGTGNDTPAYGFEAFVIRDQDGYPVYLASPESNSALLTGLEPGIEYSFTVESANGSARAVSSAQTIIIDDIDEQQEPETDMPEANNNNDTDNAINTQEPPRSSTPQQQAVLATSNTAVQPIATTDDTASSITPMPHTTSDNSPAATSTSGEVLAETDVHVANSVVVAILVIATSAGLYRLVIRKP; this comes from the coding sequence ATGATTTTTAAAAAAATATCGTCCACTGCAATGCAGTTGAGTTTAATATTGCTTTTGTTAATTCCAACGACCGTCACTACTGCTGAAGGGGGTGGTTGCCGGGATTTATATGTGATCTTTGCTCGTGGTTCTGGCCAAAAACATTCATTAGAAAAAGACTACGACCCGAGGGAAAACCAAAAAGAATATGAAGATTACAAACAGACAATCAACAGTGTATTGCCGGATGGTAATCCGTATCAAATTATTGACCTTGCCTATCCAGCTGTTGAAGCGGGGATATCTTGGAATAGTGTGAACGCGGAATTTGGCGCAGTATGGTGGGGCGCATACAGAGAAAGCCAAACCGAGGGCGTAAATAACCTAACTAGCTTACTAAATGGCTTCTCCGTAAGCTGTCCTGATAGTCGATTTATTGTGGCTGGATATTCCCAAGGAGCTCATGTAGTTGGCGATACTATTTCAAAGGTACCTCCTGCCGTAAGAGACAGAATTGTAGCCGTAAATTTTTTCGGGGATCCAAAATATAATTCCCACGACCCCAATGTTATATACAGGGGCACCTCTATAGCGAAGCAGGGGTCGCTCGAAGCAAGAGTGCCATATGTGCCGCAAGATATTTCGTATCGAACCACTTCCTACTGTCTTCAATTTGACCCAGTTTGTGAGAATGATTTCATGTCCGCCATCGCAGAGAAAGCTGGTATTGATAATGCGCAAGCAACCCACGGCAACTATAGCCACGGCTACACTACTCAAGCGGCCAAAGACGCAATCGCTAACTACCTTCTTTTGAAGGATGCTCCTTTGCCCGAATACGCACAGAACATAGATTCGTCCCGCAATAGCCATATTGTTAATTTGCGCGCTCACAGCAAAGACATAATTCTAGCAATTGACTTACGGCAACACCCAAACCGGCTAAATGCCTTCAAAGACAATTCGCAGCAATGGATAGTAAATCTAACAAACAACTCTAATACTCAAGTTGGCATAGTGACATTTGGTTACAGAGATGACCCAGAAAAGACTCAGCGTATTTTAGAGCCCACGGAAAATCAACAAGATATACTGGATGCGCTTAAATCATTGCAGCCAGAAAATTATTCGGGAAATTTTAGTGGCGGTGGCGCCTACGCTGTACGTGATGCATTAGAAAGCACAGACTGGCGCAGCTTTACAGACCAGAGAATAGTATTAATAACCGGTGGTGTGAGCATTCAATACGAAACTTTCGGCACGAACGTTTCATCGTACGCTCAGGATTATATTGTTACTGAATTACTAAAACAAAATACCGCACACCTTGATGTAATTTACCTGGGTGGACCTAGCCAAGTTTTTAAATACTACCAAAACCTAACTAGGCGGCTTGGTGGAGTTGCTATAACTAATAAACAGGCTAGTGATGTTAGTGGTTACGACAAGTTAGTTGATTTATATAGGTCTGAGCCTGTGGTATATGCTGGTGAAACCTATTACGGCAATCCACTTATGAGCATTACTTTTAATGCCGAGCAAACTGATCTACGGCGCTACAAAGACGAGGACGATCTGCATTGGTTTTGGGATCTAAATAACGACAATATCATTGATGAATTTACTGAAGTACCGAGGTTGACATATTCCTACGAGCAACCATACCAAGGATCAATCAACGTACAGGTTGCGCGCCCTGTTACCGTTGGGTATGGAAAAATATGGATCCCTATTGGAAATGCTTCACCGTGGGTTGAAGTTGGCGAACATGAGCAGAAGCCGATACCTCCACCTGCGCCATTTAATGTTGCGGTTGAGGCGGTTGATGCAACTTCTGTGGAAATAAGCTGGAGCTTTGATGCTGCTCCGGCTCCGGTTATTGCTACAACTGGAACAGGTAACGATACTCCCGCCTATGGCTTTGAGGCTTTTGTAATCCGTGATCAAGATGGCTACCCAGTGTATCTAGCCAGCCCTGAGTCGAACAGCGCGCTGTTAACGGGCCTTGAGCCGGGAATTGAATACAGCTTTACTGTCGAGTCTGCCAATGGCTCCGCACGAGCTGTTTCGTCAGCGCAGACGATAATCATCGATGACATCGATGAACAACAGGAGCCAGAAACAGACATGCCAGAAGCAAACAACAACAACGACACTGACAATGCCATCAACACTCAAGAACCACCACGTTCGAGCACTCCGCAGCAACAAGCAGTACTAGCTACTAGTAATACTGCAGTCCAACCGATAGCCACCACTGATGACACTGCAAGCAGCATTACTCCAATGCCACACACTACTTCAGACAACTCACCAGCAGCAACCAGCACTAGTGGCGAAGTTCTGGCAGAGACAGATGTTCATGTTGCTAATTCAGTCGTGGTTGCAATTCTAGTAATCGCAACCAGCGCTGGTCTTTACAGACTAGTTATTCGAAAACCATAG
- a CDS encoding KH domain-containing protein has translation MNEAEAFAKKYLEDFLTFFDLNVEVTVTSEGHVLNLSVPSSDMNGYLIGERGTNLRSIQHLVNTAIMNKDFGQEVRATVDVAEYKKQRNDRLAEQAKQWAEAVLKTGTDMDLNTMSAADRRIVHKTLGEIEGVHTESVGEGRDRHIVIRKD, from the coding sequence ATGAACGAAGCTGAAGCGTTTGCCAAAAAGTATCTTGAGGATTTTTTAACATTTTTCGATCTTAATGTAGAGGTAACTGTCACCAGCGAAGGTCACGTGCTTAATTTAAGTGTGCCAAGCTCTGACATGAACGGATATTTAATAGGCGAGAGGGGAACTAATCTACGCTCCATTCAGCACCTTGTTAATACCGCTATTATGAACAAAGACTTCGGCCAAGAAGTCCGTGCTACCGTCGATGTCGCTGAATACAAAAAACAGCGTAACGATCGTTTAGCCGAACAAGCTAAGCAGTGGGCAGAGGCTGTTCTTAAGACTGGAACCGACATGGACTTAAACACAATGTCGGCTGCAGACCGCCGTATCGTACACAAGACCCTGGGCGAAATCGAAGGTGTCCACACCGAATCTGTTGGTGAAGGCCGCGACCGCCACATTGTTATTCGAAAAGACTAA
- a CDS encoding membrane protein insertase YidC yields MFRTILLLPLFNALFVIYALLPGNNFGWSIVIFTLLIRVLLWPLLKKQLHQQKAMKELQPEIAKIKKKSKGDKQKEAAMLMELYKEREINPLASLGTLIIQLPILITLFVMLRGLLDVEGAALAEQIANNAYGFVAELGFVERLINNPELFDPTFFGIHLRDPNIVLAVLAGLSQFAQSKGLQPKSDDAKTLRQILQDAKDGKATDQAEQTAAVARSASLFLPILTVVFALNLPSALALYWLTSSFVATIQQRVALNEEVSLLSKVKVGGRFKRSQE; encoded by the coding sequence ATGTTTAGAACAATCCTGTTGTTGCCATTATTTAACGCGCTGTTTGTAATATACGCATTGCTTCCAGGAAATAACTTTGGATGGTCAATTGTTATCTTCACATTGCTGATTCGTGTATTGCTATGGCCGTTGCTTAAAAAGCAACTTCATCAGCAAAAAGCTATGAAAGAGCTGCAGCCTGAGATTGCTAAAATTAAAAAGAAGTCAAAAGGCGACAAACAAAAAGAAGCCGCTATGCTTATGGAGCTTTATAAAGAGCGCGAAATTAATCCACTGGCATCGCTCGGCACCCTTATTATTCAGCTACCTATTTTAATTACACTATTTGTTATGTTGCGAGGGCTACTTGATGTAGAAGGAGCAGCACTCGCCGAACAAATCGCAAATAATGCCTACGGCTTTGTAGCCGAACTTGGTTTTGTTGAAAGACTTATTAACAATCCAGAACTGTTTGACCCGACATTTTTTGGCATCCACTTACGTGACCCAAACATTGTTTTGGCTGTCCTAGCTGGTCTTAGTCAATTTGCTCAATCTAAAGGGCTGCAACCAAAAAGCGACGACGCCAAAACCCTACGCCAAATCCTACAAGACGCTAAAGACGGCAAAGCTACCGACCAAGCCGAGCAAACAGCGGCTGTTGCTCGCAGCGCATCATTGTTCTTACCAATTTTAACCGTCGTGTTTGCACTTAATCTGCCATCGGCATTGGCACTTTACTGGTTAACAAGTAGTTTTGTAGCCACTATCCAGCAGCGAGTCGCTCTAAACGAAGAAGTATCATTGCTTTCAAAAGTTAAAGTTGGTGGGCGGTTCAAAAGGAGTCAAGAATGA
- the rnpA gene encoding ribonuclease P protein component, with amino-acid sequence MLNRRNRFSGLGSVRPALKHGQKIRGRRMAASVLKSRTPHSRFSVLVSKKVSKKAVVRNRIRRRLFAVIESELPQLISQPYDVVISVFDKDIAVCPFDQVETEVKKLLQRAKLYP; translated from the coding sequence ATGCTGAATCGACGAAATCGTTTCAGCGGCCTCGGTTCTGTTCGGCCGGCGTTAAAACACGGCCAAAAGATACGTGGACGCAGAATGGCGGCCAGTGTGTTAAAAAGCCGCACACCACATTCACGTTTTTCTGTACTGGTTAGTAAAAAAGTGAGTAAAAAGGCGGTTGTTCGAAACCGTATCCGTCGACGACTGTTTGCCGTGATCGAATCTGAGCTACCACAACTGATTAGCCAGCCCTACGATGTGGTTATTTCTGTGTTTGATAAAGACATTGCTGTTTGCCCGTTCGATCAAGTCGAAACCGAAGTTAAAAAACTACTGCAACGGGCCAAGCTATACCCCTGA
- a CDS encoding 50S ribosomal protein L34, with product MPKRTYQPKVRHRKRVHGFFARMKTKGGKAVLKKRRDKGRKRLTH from the coding sequence ATGCCAAAAAGAACCTACCAACCAAAAGTCCGTCACCGTAAGCGAGTCCACGGTTTTTTTGCACGTATGAAAACAAAGGGCGGCAAAGCTGTTCTTAAGAAACGACGAGACAAAGGCCGCAAGCGACTTACTCACTAA
- the dnaA gene encoding chromosomal replication initiator protein DnaA: protein MSNVRLWQSVLGEVELSISRASYRTWFQNTHLLESGEDKIIVGVPNVFTKKQMEDKYSPMLSEIFKKNNVESKEIVFKISDKPTVSAEEIELTPEQIQSHSTPKQQRSTTKTRSSTVVTAPINGRYTFDSFIIGSSNELAHAACNAVASNPGVKYNPLFLYGGPGLGKTHLIQAVGNHIKANEPDKTVIYVTCEQFVKDFLDYIRYKKKGFSEKYRNADVLIIDDIQFIAGKERTEEEFFHTFNALHQQNKQIILTSDQPPKSIPILEERLRSRFEMGMSVDIQPPDFETRCAILSAKAGESGFELDVETLEFMATHAQNNIRELEGSLNQVIAFCELKNSQPTLDVVKSLMSTQRRQPKRLTTKQVVERTAKHFHIGIDELTGPKRDKDIVVPRQIAMYLLRSELHMSFPKVAAALGRKDHTTAIHSVEKIERNISLDENIKDAVNDIRGRLYA, encoded by the coding sequence TTGAGTAATGTGCGTTTATGGCAATCTGTTCTGGGAGAGGTAGAGTTGTCTATTTCGCGCGCAAGTTATAGGACGTGGTTTCAAAACACTCACCTGCTTGAAAGCGGTGAAGATAAAATTATTGTCGGCGTACCAAATGTTTTTACTAAAAAACAAATGGAAGATAAATACTCGCCAATGCTAAGTGAGATATTTAAAAAGAATAATGTTGAATCGAAAGAGATTGTTTTCAAAATTAGCGACAAGCCAACGGTGTCAGCTGAGGAAATTGAACTAACTCCTGAACAAATTCAAAGCCACAGCACTCCAAAACAACAGCGATCAACCACAAAAACACGCAGCAGCACTGTTGTTACTGCACCTATTAATGGGCGTTATACCTTTGACAGCTTTATTATTGGCTCGAGCAACGAACTGGCGCATGCCGCCTGTAATGCCGTAGCCAGTAACCCTGGTGTTAAATACAATCCCTTGTTTTTGTATGGTGGGCCGGGTCTTGGTAAAACCCACTTAATTCAAGCTGTTGGCAACCACATAAAAGCCAATGAACCAGATAAAACCGTTATTTATGTAACCTGTGAGCAGTTTGTAAAAGACTTTTTAGATTATATTCGTTACAAGAAAAAAGGTTTTAGTGAAAAGTACCGTAATGCTGATGTGTTGATTATTGATGACATTCAGTTTATTGCCGGTAAAGAACGCACAGAAGAAGAATTTTTCCATACCTTTAATGCCCTGCATCAACAGAACAAACAAATAATTCTTACTAGCGACCAGCCACCAAAATCGATACCAATTTTAGAAGAGCGTCTACGAAGCCGTTTCGAAATGGGAATGAGTGTAGACATTCAACCGCCAGATTTTGAAACCCGCTGTGCAATATTGTCGGCTAAAGCTGGTGAGTCTGGTTTTGAGCTTGATGTCGAAACATTAGAGTTTATGGCCACGCATGCCCAAAACAATATTCGTGAGCTTGAAGGCTCGCTTAACCAAGTTATTGCATTTTGTGAGCTTAAAAATAGCCAGCCGACCCTTGATGTCGTGAAGAGTCTAATGAGCACTCAACGGCGCCAACCTAAACGTCTCACCACCAAACAGGTTGTAGAACGTACTGCTAAACATTTTCATATAGGTATCGATGAGCTAACAGGGCCAAAACGCGATAAGGACATTGTTGTACCCCGGCAAATTGCTATGTATTTACTGCGAAGTGAACTGCACATGAGTTTCCCTAAGGTTGCAGCGGCATTAGGACGAAAAGACCACACCACAGCCATACATTCGGTAGAAAAAATCGAACGAAATATTAGTTTAGACGAGAATATTAAAGACGCTGTTAACGATATTCGAGGTCGTTTGTATGCTTAA